One stretch of Streptomyces peucetius DNA includes these proteins:
- a CDS encoding glycosyltransferase family 2 protein, translated as MTSRRLAISSDSSDGDSMSDSGTVTPLEAQIRKLSGGRVARITAEGPIFRWRPPSRSVRPDTFVRVLSGGDQAVVIGLAVSWALAFTWFWTWWLRPEHRVGWAGLVVNSVLLLYLTALPFYFLITVSRLKRVNPSLAVPALKVAFVVTRAPSEQWCTVRRTVEAMTAQVFPHPYDVWLCDEDPTEEILQWCRRHDVRVSCRRGVAAYHRTTWPRRTRCKEGNLAYFYDRWGYRDYAVVSQLDCDHVPAPTYLAEMVRPFADPAIGYVAAPSVCDVNAGQSWSARGRLYREAVWHGAVQLGHTNGLAPMCIGSHYAVRTAALRDIGGLGPELAEDFSTTLLLNSAGWQGAFAIDAEAHGDGPLTFADMVTQEYQWSRSLTTMLFSLIWHHIGRMPVLRRLRFAYALGYYPLLALTVLAGMSLPPIAVLTGLPWMNVNYFDFLLHFWFMPLWVLLALLLMRRCGLLRPPSAPVISWEIWLFALARWPYIVWGVLGAARQQMRPRPVVFKVTPKQRSGFEPLLTRLVLPFAVLAVSLAGVTLFGELMRPAVGYVFLSLLGAVTYGAVALAVPLMHVRETSRATGTTFRTALPTARTPLLIGVASAVPSILAITFFPAYAAAVLGW; from the coding sequence CTCTCGGTCCGTACGCCCCGACACCTTCGTGCGCGTGCTGTCCGGCGGGGACCAGGCCGTCGTCATCGGACTGGCCGTCAGCTGGGCGCTGGCCTTCACCTGGTTCTGGACGTGGTGGCTGAGGCCGGAGCACCGGGTCGGATGGGCCGGGCTGGTCGTCAACAGCGTCCTGCTGCTGTATCTGACGGCACTCCCCTTCTACTTCCTGATCACCGTCAGCCGGCTGAAGCGGGTGAACCCCTCGCTGGCGGTCCCCGCGCTGAAAGTCGCCTTCGTGGTGACCCGGGCTCCCTCCGAGCAGTGGTGCACGGTCCGCAGAACCGTCGAGGCCATGACGGCCCAGGTCTTCCCTCACCCGTACGACGTGTGGCTGTGCGACGAGGACCCCACCGAGGAGATCCTCCAGTGGTGCCGTCGCCACGACGTCCGTGTGTCGTGCCGCCGGGGCGTCGCCGCGTACCACCGGACCACCTGGCCCCGGCGTACCCGCTGCAAGGAAGGCAACCTCGCCTACTTCTACGACCGCTGGGGCTACCGCGACTACGCCGTCGTCTCCCAGCTCGACTGCGACCATGTTCCGGCCCCGACCTACCTGGCCGAGATGGTGAGGCCGTTCGCCGACCCGGCCATCGGGTACGTGGCCGCTCCCAGCGTCTGCGACGTCAACGCCGGCCAGTCGTGGTCAGCGCGGGGCCGGTTGTACCGGGAGGCCGTCTGGCACGGAGCCGTGCAGCTCGGCCACACCAACGGACTCGCACCGATGTGCATCGGCTCGCACTACGCGGTCCGCACGGCCGCGCTGCGCGACATCGGGGGTCTCGGACCGGAGCTCGCGGAGGACTTTTCCACGACACTGCTTCTCAATTCGGCCGGCTGGCAAGGGGCATTCGCAATCGACGCCGAGGCACACGGCGACGGGCCACTCACCTTCGCCGACATGGTCACCCAGGAATACCAGTGGTCTCGCAGCCTCACCACGATGCTGTTCAGTCTCATCTGGCACCACATAGGCCGTATGCCCGTCCTGCGTCGTCTGCGTTTCGCCTATGCGCTGGGCTACTACCCGCTGCTCGCACTGACCGTTCTGGCTGGAATGTCACTGCCGCCGATCGCGGTGCTGACCGGCCTGCCATGGATGAACGTCAACTACTTCGACTTCCTGCTCCACTTCTGGTTCATGCCGCTCTGGGTCCTCTTGGCGTTGCTCCTCATGCGGCGGTGCGGACTGCTGCGCCCGCCCTCGGCGCCCGTCATCAGCTGGGAGATCTGGCTGTTCGCCCTCGCCCGCTGGCCTTACATCGTCTGGGGGGTCCTGGGGGCGGCGCGCCAGCAGATGCGCCCGCGGCCGGTGGTCTTCAAGGTCACGCCCAAGCAACGCAGCGGCTTCGAACCCCTGCTGACCCGTCTGGTGCTTCCGTTCGCCGTCCTGGCTGTGTCCCTGGCCGGCGTCACCCTGTTCGGAGAGCTGATGCGACCTGCGGTGGGCTACGTCTTCCTGTCCCTGCTCGGCGCCGTGACCTACGGGGCGGTCGCCCTGGCCGTGCCCTTGATGCACGTGCGGGAGACATCCCGTGCGACCGGCACCACGTTCCGCACCGCCCTCCCCACAGCGAGGACACCGCTGCTCATCGGTGTCGCCTCCGCTGTCCCTTCCATCCTGGCCATCACGTTCTTCCCTGCCTACGCGGCCGCTGTTCTCGGCTGGTGA